The Candidatus Eisenbacteria bacterium genome includes the window CGGTAGAAGTGCTGCAAGGCTTGAACGAAGGAGACGAGGTCGTCTTGTCGGACCTGTCGGAGTGGGACGACCACCCGCGCCTGCGCGTCCGCTGATCCAGGATCGAGGAGAACCCATGAAGCGAAACGGCGAGCCGCTCATCCGGCTGGAAGGAGTTCGCAAGATCTTCGTGACCGACGAGGTCGAGACGCACGCCCTGTCGGGGGTGCAGCTCGAGATCCGCGCGGGGGAGTACCTCTCCATCGCGGGGCCGTCGGGCTCGGGGAAGACCACGCTCCTCTCGATCCTGGGGCTTCTCGACACGCCCACCGAGGGAACCTACGCGTTGAACGGGAAGAACGTCTCGGGGCTGAACGAGCTGGAGCAGGCGCGCGTGCGGAACCGCGAGATCGGATTCATCTTCCAGGCGTTCAACCTGATCGGCGACCTCACGGTGTACGAGAACGTGGAGCTACCGCTCGCCTATCGCGGGACCGGCGCCGCGGAGCGGAAGAAGCGTGTGGAGAGCGCCCTCGAGCGGGTCGGCATGGCGCACCGGGTGCGCCACTATCCGTCGCAGCTCTCGGGCGGGCAGCAGCAACGGGTCGCCGTGGCCCGCGCGATCTCGGGAACGCCTTCGATCCTCCTTGCGGACGAGCCCACGGGCAACCTGGATTCGAAGAACGGGGAGACCGTGATGGAGCTGTTGCGCGAGCTCCATCGGGGAGGCACCACGATCTGCATGGTCACGCACGATCCGCGGTACGCGCTCTATGCCGAGCGCACCGTCCACATGCTCGACGGGCAGATCGTACGCGAGGAGACCGAACCCAGGGCCGCCGAGCTCGAGACGCACGGATTCGTCGTCCGGTGACGCGATGAGAGCGATGATCGAGAGCTTCTGGATGGACCTCAAGTACTCCGCGCGGCGACTCGCGACGCGTCCCGCGTACATGTGGCTCGCGGTGCTGACCCTCGCGCTGGGAGCGGGAGGCACGGCCGCGGTGGTCAGCGTCATCCGTCCCATTCTCCTCGAGCCGCTCCCCTCTGCGCGCGAGGAGGAGATCGGCGTCCTCTGGATGCCCGGCGACTGGACGGAGCAGGAGTTCCTGCACCTCCGGCCCGAGTTCGAGGGCTTCCAGTCCATGGCGGCGGGCATGGAGATCGAGAACACGCTCGAGGTGCCCGGGGAGCCGCTTCGCCTCGTGCCGGCGTATGCGTCTTCCGCCGAGCTCTTCCAGGTGCTCCGCGCGAGTCCCGCCAAGGGACGCGTGTTCCAGCCCGGCGACGACGTGCTGGGATCGGAGCCCACGGTGGTGCTGAGCGACGCCATGTGGCGCGAGATGGGAGCGGATCCGAACATCCTCGGGCGCGCGCTCCAGATCGGAGGAGTCGCGCGCACCGTGGTCGGCGTGATGCCGCCCGAGTTCTGGTTTCCGAATCCCACCGTGAGGCTCTGGATGGCGACGCCGCTCGATCCCGAGAACCGTGTCGGGAACTACGAGTTGGTCGGCAGGGTCGATCGCGGCCGGCGCATGGACCGGATGGAGGGGCCGCTCGCCGCGCTCGTGTCGAGGCTCCGGGAGCGTTTCACGTACTCGTCCCAGTGGGACAAGACCCGCGAGCCGGCGATCACGCCTCTTCGCGAGGCGCTCATGGGACCCATCCGGCCCGCGCTCCTCGCGACGCTCGTCGCCATGGTGCTCCTCCTCTCCATGGCGTGCGTGAACGCCTCGGCGCTCATGGTGGGGCAGGTCGGGGGACGCACCGCCGAGCTCGCGGTTCGGGCGGCCCTCGGCGCGGGCCGGAGGAGGCTCGTCCAGCAGATCGTGGTCGAGGCGCTCCTGATCGGTGCCCTCGCCGGCGCGGCCGGGGCGATGCTGGCGGCGTCGGGGTATCACGTGCTCGTGCGCGCGCTGCCGCTCGGCCCGCTCTCCGACGCGGCGCGACTCGACTGGGGACTCTTCTGGTCGGCGATCCTCGCGTCGCTCCTCGCGGCCTCGCTGATCGCGCTGATTCCCGCCATCGTCGTCTGGCGCGGGAGCCTGCGCGGCTCGATGTCGGGCTCCCGCACCGCGGGCGTCTCCGCGCGGGGCAGCAGGGTCGAGAGCGGGCTCGTCGTGGCGCAGGTAGCGCTGGCGGTGCTGCTCGCCGCGGGGGCGGGACTCCTCCTCCGGAGCGTGGGGAAGCTCCAGGGCATCGATCCCGGGGTGCACACCGAAGGCGTGGCGGTTCTCGACGCGACACTCCCCCGGAATCTCTCCATGGAGGAGCGCCGCCGCGCGATCCTGGATCTCATGCCGGCTTTGTCGGGGCTCCCGAACGTGCGACGTGCCGCCGCCGTGCAGAAGCTTCCGCTTCGCGGGCCGGGCGATTCGTGGGGCGTCTCGGTCGAAGGAAAGCCCGAGCTCGAGGTATCCACGACCTACATGCGTCTCGTCACGAACGACTACTTCGAGGTCCTCGGCATTCCGGTCCGGAAGGGACGCGGCTTCCTGCCCACCGACGGGCCCACGACCGAGCGTGTCGTCGTCATCAACGAGGCGCTCGCGGCGAAGTACTTCCCGAACGAGGATCCGATCGGAAGGATCCTCCACACGGGCTTCCAGGGCGGGGAGCGCGTCGTCGGGATCGTGGGCAATGTGGCCGAGGCGGATCTCATCGACCGGCGAGAACCCGCGCGGTACATGCTC containing:
- a CDS encoding ADOP family duplicated permease, giving the protein MRAMIESFWMDLKYSARRLATRPAYMWLAVLTLALGAGGTAAVVSVIRPILLEPLPSAREEEIGVLWMPGDWTEQEFLHLRPEFEGFQSMAAGMEIENTLEVPGEPLRLVPAYASSAELFQVLRASPAKGRVFQPGDDVLGSEPTVVLSDAMWREMGADPNILGRALQIGGVARTVVGVMPPEFWFPNPTVRLWMATPLDPENRVGNYELVGRVDRGRRMDRMEGPLAALVSRLRERFTYSSQWDKTREPAITPLREALMGPIRPALLATLVAMVLLLSMACVNASALMVGQVGGRTAELAVRAALGAGRRRLVQQIVVEALLIGALAGAAGAMLAASGYHVLVRALPLGPLSDAARLDWGLFWSAILASLLAASLIALIPAIVVWRGSLRGSMSGSRTAGVSARGSRVESGLVVAQVALAVLLAAGAGLLLRSVGKLQGIDPGVHTEGVAVLDATLPRNLSMEERRRAILDLMPALSGLPNVRRAAAVQKLPLRGPGDSWGVSVEGKPELEVSTTYMRLVTNDYFEVLGIPVRKGRGFLPTDGPTTERVVVINEALAAKYFPNEDPIGRILHTGFQGGERVVGIVGNVAEADLIDRREPARYMLLDQISYAPHRVTYVLAARSKSDLAAILSAGQAAIRRQGTNLAFQKASTMESVFEAAVGAPRQVATLLSLLAALALVLGAVGVYGMISQFVARRTREYGIRMALGLSQRRVIGHVLGRGIRLVLAGGVVGVATALFLTRLLSSLLYGIGAADPPALAGAVAALLVVGALASFVPARRASRIDPVLALREQ
- a CDS encoding ABC transporter ATP-binding protein, whose protein sequence is MKRNGEPLIRLEGVRKIFVTDEVETHALSGVQLEIRAGEYLSIAGPSGSGKTTLLSILGLLDTPTEGTYALNGKNVSGLNELEQARVRNREIGFIFQAFNLIGDLTVYENVELPLAYRGTGAAERKKRVESALERVGMAHRVRHYPSQLSGGQQQRVAVARAISGTPSILLADEPTGNLDSKNGETVMELLRELHRGGTTICMVTHDPRYALYAERTVHMLDGQIVREETEPRAAELETHGFVVR